A window of the Lactuca sativa cultivar Salinas chromosome 5, Lsat_Salinas_v11, whole genome shotgun sequence genome harbors these coding sequences:
- the LOC111892537 gene encoding cation/calcium exchanger 4 produces the protein MGHLEKIFHRKPIYFRGSFHALCILVFIVLCFNNWSYKKVDRVSLGSNFTGLKITDPTDCSGLNQHKGFENECEYLKANPQCKAGGFFYYLDFFYCDCQKFAPLAYIALVIWLATLFYLLGNTSADYFCCCLEKLSNVLRLPPTVAGVTLLPLGNGAPDVFASIAAFVGTDNADVGLNSISGGAVFITCVVVGTISLCVADLGVTIDKKCFKRDVYTFMFAVLALAVILFIGEVNVGGAIAFVSIYVVYATYVAASEFLRKKEEYAPLLPLANTSEDRLLVSETDGVPHLVKSSKVPHWMWGAHVAMYSEVFNHGLEDNPKTPWGWTDEETQSEDSCSWFSCSKLLTWLEFPLMLPRRLTIPIIDEERWSKFYAVASVTFAPLLLAFLWNRVYNGGQLGEDLIYIGSAVVGCFLGLGAFVSTKIDHPPQKMLLPWVLGGFFMSIIWFYMVANELVALLVSLGLIFQVNSAILALTVLAWGNSMGDLMSNVALAMNGADGVQIAISGCYAGPMFNTLIGLGVSMLIGSWSKRPNSYVIARDSGLLCNLGFIIIGLVWALVALPRNQMRPSKLLGMGLIGIYLVFLCLRIGTAVVVGSLNESN, from the coding sequence ATGGGACACTTGGAAAAGATTTTCCATCGGAAACCAATTTATTTCCGCGGCTCTTTTCACGCTCTTTGTATCCTTGTGTTCATCGTTCTCTGTTTTAACAATTGGAGCTACAAGAAAGTCGATCGGGTATCGTTGGGTTCAAATTTCACTGGGTTGAAGATCACAGACCCAACTGATTGTTCTGGATTAAATCAACACAAAGGTTTCGAAAACGAATGTGAGTATTTAAAAGCCAACCCACAATGTAAAGCCGGCGGCTTTTTTTATTACTTGGATTTTTTCTACTGCGATTGTCAGAAGTTTGCCCCTTTGGCTTATATTGCTCTTGTAATTTGGTTAGCGACTCTGTTTTATCTATTGGGAAACACATCCGCTGATTACTTTTGTTGTTGTCTTGAAAAGTTATCGAACGTATTAAGATTACCACCAACTGTAGCAGGGGTAACCTTGCTTCCGTTAGGTAACGGCGCCCCTGATGTATTCGCTAGCATCGCTGCTTTTGTAGGCACCGATAACGCCGATGTCGGACTTAATAGTATCTCCGGTGGTGCTGTTTTCATAACTTGTGTTGTCGTCGGGACGATTTCGCTATGTGTGGCTGATCTGGGTGTTACCATCGATAAGAAGTGCTTCAAAAGAGATGTGTATACGTTTATGTTCGCTGTTTTGGCTCTTGCTGTTATCTTGTTTATCGGAGAAGTTAACGTCGGCGGAGCTATTGCGTTTGTGTCAATCTATGTCGTTTATGCCACCTATGTTGCTGCAAGTGAGTTCTTGAGAAAGAAAGAGGAGTATGCACCATTGTTACCTCTTGCGAACACTTCGGAAGATAGATTACTGGTTTCGGAAACCGATGGCGTCCCACATCTTGTTAAGTCTTCTAAGGTTCCTCATTGGATGTGGGGAGCACATGTCGCGATGTATTCAGAGGTTTTTAACCATGGTTTAGAAGATAACCCGAAGACTCCATGGGGATGGACAGATGAGGAGACACAAAGTGAGGATTCTTGTTCTTGGTTTTCGTGTTCGAAGTTGCTGACGTGGCTAGAGTTTCCATTGATGTTACCAAGAAGGTTGACCATTCCAATCATAGACGAAGAAAGATGGTCGAAGTTCTATGCTGTTGCTAGCGTCACTTTTGCGCCTTTGCTTTTAGCGTTTCTATGGAACAGGGTCTACAATGGTGGTCAATTAGGTGAAGATTTGATCTATATTGGGAGTGCAGTGGTTGGATGTTTTCTTGGACTTGGTGCTTTTGTGTCGACTAAAATAGACCACCCACCACAAAAGATGTTGCTTCCATGGGTGCTAGGAGGGTTCTTTATGAGCATCATTTGGTTCTACATGGTTGCTAATGAACTCGTTGCTCTTTTGGTTTCACTCGGTCTTATCTTCCAAGTCAACTCGGCGATTCTTGCATTGACTGTGTTAGCATGGGGTAACTCGATGGGTGATTTGATGTCAAATGTTGCCCTTGCCATGAATGGGGCAGACGGAGTTCAAATTGCAATATCAGGATGCTATGCGGGCCCGATGTTTAACACGCTTATTGGTTTAGGGGTTTCGATGTTGATTGGATCATGGTCTAAGAGACCGAATTCTTATGTCATAGCTCGTGATAGTGGTTTGTTGTGTAATTTGGGGTTCATTATAATTGGACTAGTTTGGGCACTGGTGGCGTTGCCAAGAAATCAAATGCGACCTAGTAAGTTGTTGGGCATGGGACTTATCGGTATTTATTTGGTGTTTCTGTGTTTGAGAATAGGAACGGCGGTCGTGGTTGGCTCGCTAAACGAGTCAAACTGA